The DNA region CTTAGCGAATATTTGCTCGACAATAGTTTCTACAGGTTTGATAACCTTATCTTCCCACTCTTCAAAAGGTGTTTTTGCATTTAGTGAAGCCAATGCTGCCCTTACATCGGTGTGATGGGGCAGAAACGGCCGTAAAATCTTAAACATATGGGATTTCATTGCAATACGAGAGGCCTGGGAGTCCTCATATTTCTTCACAATCTCGAAATACTCTCTGGCAACTTTATCCACTCGAGGAAACGCCTTATCCTTCTCCTCCGATGTTTCAGCGTTAAAGATTCCTGGATTGTATAAGTTTCCCTCCGCACTCATCACTGCATCACATTTGATGTGCTCCATGCCCCTGACTATGTCTTCAGGATACAGAATATTACCGTTGCCAAAAAAGACAGTGTCCGGCGGCAGATTGTCTCTTAGAAACTTTATCATCTCCCAATCAGCGAGCCCAGTTTTTTGGCCCTTTTGTTCTCTTAGCCTCCCATGTACAGTTAAAAACTGTGCTCCAGCATCCAGGATCATCTTAGCGTACGCCAGGGTCTTCTCACGCTCCGGAAAGATACGTATCTTCGCAGTAACGGGAACCTCAAGGTTATCGTGTAGCTCTCTGATAAGTTTATGAACAAGATCCCACTCTTCCATCAAGAACGAACCGTAATGGCCCTTCCTGGCAATACCTTGGGGACAACCCAGGTTTAAATCAACCGCATCACACTTCTTCTCGACTAGTTTGGCAGCTGCTAACAGATATGCGGGGTCATTCGCGCAGAATTGCACGACCAAAGGTCGATCAATCTCTGGATCGCCATCGATGTCACACCACATATCTCTCCGGTATTTCTCCGAAGTCGCAAACAGCTTTGCGTGAAACATAGGAGTGTATGCGAGAGTGGCTCCGTGTCTTCTCGACAAAATTCGCCAGGCTAACTCGGATTGATCGACCATGGGTGCAACAATCTTAGTCGGACTTCCTATACTCTCGAACAATTCTCTTCCCTTCATCTTCTGAACATTTGAGATGGTTTTGCAGTCTGCATTTGTCTGGAGCACTTCAGTTCCCAGATTTTGAGTCATAACTGGTCTTCTGAGCCTCTGAAAAAGCCTCCAAATGGATTTTATCTTGGATTTAGAATTCAAAGCAACGAAAGACCTTCAGCGAGAGTAGTTCCTTCAGTGTCTGTTCTTTGATTATGGTTTTTGTtagctcatcgctcaaattgaaaaatttcacatTAGGAGGAACATATGGAAGCAGCTAACAGAAGTTTGAAAGTAAGCTGGATTAACAGTTTTAACTATAAAAGCATTATTCATTGCGGCATCTTGGTACTTCCAGTCGGGAGAGACACGGGATTGGTCTTGAGATTGTATATGGCTCTTGCTTGCAGCGCATGAGCGAATAGTAGTGCGATCGGCCAGATTGGCGCATCGCCAAGCATTCTTACACCGAGATACAGTGATCTCGATGAAAGCCTCGCTTTTTTGATTACCTCCTGCGTCTCTGCAATTGCCGTGTCAGGCCTCATTGCCTGCTGAGCGAGGTCGTTGTCCAAGACATCGACATCCAAAGCTCCTTTTGCTTGCAACCGCAGAAATTCCGCATAAGATTGAGAGTTGTAGCCTTTCGGCAGCAGGTGCTGTTCCACTTTCTTAAGAACTTTTTCTGACTTTAACCAAGTGATTCTATCGGATGCGTTGATGATGGGTGCCTGCGGATCAGAAGCGTCGAACTTTAGTGCCCAGGATTCAACGCGCCTCATGTGCTCGGAGACGATAAGAATAGATGACAATATGCATGTAATCGAGGAGATCGGCGTCCTGATGGCCGTTCTTTCGGCGTTTCTCATTACCGAGACGGTCTCAACCCAGAAATGTATTATACCCAAGGCGTAGTTGGAAGCTTCACGAAGGGAATCTTTATCGGGACAGAGATTGTCCAAGCCCCTGTTCATAGCCTCCCAGTCCTTCAGCCATATCCTATTAATAACGTATCTGAGGTCCAGGCATTTTCTTATGTTGGCAAATAGATGAAGGGGAATTATCAACCTCATTACGGGGTTCGCATTGATGTAAGGAATGGTTTCTTCCTTGCAAGCTAGAATGCCACCGCTTTTCAGAAATATTGACTCCCAATACTTCAGCATTGAGTCGATTATCGGGCGAGAAGTCATTCGCCACTTGATTTCGTTCATTTGTTCGTTAGTTTCGTATCTCATGGTACTTCTCTCGAGGAATATCTTCTCATGCACCGATATCAGCATCGATAACAAAGttctgaaagatatctttgaaTTCTCGTAATAAAATGGACTCCCAGTTGATAGATACATTAAACAATGCTCATAATCCTCACCGTTAGAAAGCTGGATCAGCGAGAATTTGGAATCCAAAACAAGCCGAAATTTCCTCAAGTTATTGACCCATTCAGTGGCATCCTCACAAGCAAATAGTACCTCATGGAAACACGGCACGCCACACTTCAGGTCTATCGAATGAAACATACATTCCAAACCCACTAGCGATGAAAACAAATTCGAAATCAATAATATTGTGTGACAAGTCCTAATGCGAGCTTGAGCTAAAATAAAATAATCAAAGTTCCTGCGAATTTGTTGGGGCGTATTGTACTCAGCCCTGATTCTCTTCAGCACTTCCGGGTTgtcttgaaattcaaggaTATGATCACTCTCAATGGGCGGCGTTTGAAGGGATTCCAAAGGCATATTTAGTTTCGTACTCTTGACTAAATCAATCAAAATCATGATCTTGTTGCTCATGCCTTTAGTAACATCTAGGTCATTGCTGAAAATGCCAAAGAAAGTTAGTAGTATCATACTTTGAATCAGCCAAAGAGGTGTTGTTAGGTGATTGGAGCGTAATTCATGCAGAAGTTCTTTTACCCTTTGCCAACAAATGTTCGACAGAAGCATTGCATGAGACGAATGAAAAGCATACAGAGCGCCAATCATGGTCATGGAGAGGACAATAGGGTAGTTAGTCATGGACGGTACCAGGGTGTGAAGATGTATGAAAGGAAAGTAACGATGGAATTCATATTGGTAAAGATTCACGTAATTGTTCAGTTCATCCAAACTGGGGAACAGCTCTGATCGCATTTTGGCTTCTAGGATAATGGCATTGCGAAACTCCTCGTCAAAGAGTTTCAGCTTTGAACCCCTTCTGTGCCTAGATGCGTCGTTCAACGGCGATTCGCTCGATGACGATACCCTGGGAGATGGGGAAGTGTAAGATCCGCTGGATTCAGCACTCTTTTTGAATAAATCCCTTTGCCTTGAGGTAAACATGGACGACACTGTAGGTCCCAGAGAAAAGCTACCTTTATGTCCAAAAGAAGGGCGAGGCAGGTTGCTTCTTCCCTGACTTTCATCAGATTTATACTCGAGCTGTCCGCTTTCCAAAGCGGACGTTGGGTTAGGCGACATGGGAGAATGACCGAAACCAGGTGAGAAAGAATTCACGGCACTATTCTCTCTCAGTAGCGGCGTGGCCGAGGATGAGGAGTTCGAAAAAGCGTCGACAAAACCGATGTCATTTAAATGGTCAAAATCC from Torulaspora globosa chromosome 3, complete sequence includes:
- the DUS1 gene encoding tRNA dihydrouridine synthase (ancestral locus Anc_4.350), with protein sequence MTQNLGTEVLQTNADCKTISNVQKMKGRELFESIGSPTKIVAPMVDQSELAWRILSRRHGATLAYTPMFHAKLFATSEKYRRDMWCDIDGDPEIDRPLVVQFCANDPAYLLAAAKLVEKKCDAVDLNLGCPQGIARKGHYGSFLMEEWDLVHKLIRELHDNLEVPVTAKIRIFPEREKTLAYAKMILDAGAQFLTVHGRLREQKGQKTGLADWEMIKFLRDNLPPDTVFFGNGNILYPEDIVRGMEHIKCDAVMSAEGNLYNPGIFNAETSEEKDKAFPRVDKVAREYFEIVKKYEDSQASRIAMKSHMFKILRPFLPHHTDVRAALASLNAKTPFEEWEDKVIKPVETIVEQIFAKENAVELDKVVKGPVELWGGSYVKVPYWRCQPYFRPVNGVTADKRVLESLEAGGKELEDTHKKRRTD
- the TDA9 gene encoding Tda9p (ancestral locus Anc_4.351), whose protein sequence is MVFSESEGQHLSPAYQATDSPNLNIETATLAVNQPEKAGLLPIPKKSLTIKTDKPRPHLCPICTRGFVRQEHLKRHQRSHTNERPFLCVFCGRCFARRDLVLRHQHKLHGSLVGSNPLSNISSSSSLADMTESDSVANSDPDKHIIKVVGNKESILPTPSNPLARTAAQLKKDAREAAAMAKMGSSASPIAYALAVPASSSSSSSLNSVGTDLSMSSDGKSQSVLLNLDRKIEANKPKRRKRHASFSASSAFTYVNTNESSEQMIKALESIKDVPHQVGFSTPQLTAQQLMDKAIESGVTDAELLNMPSEFYLDDFMPPEYHNDHDQKRKQDYFSLQPSIGGGKNGDGRKLNASFEQPPSLPMTPGAYLLHGTPSLTNFLTMGSTMGGAGGFAAISSSDSNLTSFKYQPFEQHSTFFEASPSEKSKNNTIGGQLQPSSSTNGLVDRPNSLEIQSHRTNHENAGEDQWFKELIHGPLQEPNFKLDFDHLNDIGFVDAFSNSSSSATPLLRENSAVNSFSPGFGHSPMSPNPTSALESGQLEYKSDESQGRSNLPRPSFGHKGSFSLGPTVSSMFTSRQRDLFKKSAESSGSYTSPSPRVSSSSESPLNDASRHRRGSKLKLFDEEFRNAIILEAKMRSELFPSLDELNNYVNLYQYEFHRYFPFIHLHTLVPSMTNYPIVLSMTMIGALYAFHSSHAMLLSNICWQRVKELLHELRSNHLTTPLWLIQSMILLTFFGIFSNDLDVTKGMSNKIMILIDLVKSTKLNMPLESLQTPPIESDHILEFQDNPEVLKRIRAEYNTPQQIRRNFDYFILAQARIRTCHTILLISNLFSSLVGLECMFHSIDLKCGVPCFHEVLFACEDATEWVNNLRKFRLVLDSKFSLIQLSNGEDYEHCLMYLSTGSPFYYENSKISFRTLLSMLISVHEKIFLERSTMRYETNEQMNEIKWRMTSRPIIDSMLKYWESIFLKSGGILACKEETIPYINANPVMRLIIPLHLFANIRKCLDLRYVINRIWLKDWEAMNRGLDNLCPDKDSLREASNYALGIIHFWVETVSVMRNAERTAIRTPISSITCILSSILIVSEHMRRVESWALKFDASDPQAPIINASDRITWLKSEKVLKKVEQHLLPKGYNSQSYAEFLRLQAKGALDVDVLDNDLAQQAMRPDTAIAETQEVIKKARLSSRSLYLGVRMLGDAPIWPIALLFAHALQARAIYNLKTNPVSLPTGSTKMPQ